A genomic segment from Salvelinus alpinus chromosome 8, SLU_Salpinus.1, whole genome shotgun sequence encodes:
- the LOC139583598 gene encoding toll-like receptor 13, with protein sequence MELKITMSGKGNGSTYSRLSFFLCILLYFWVLFNPVNGYSMKHCRIRESLNTSVLCDDRNLNAVPADIPSLVRTVNIAKNNISQIKSEDFKDLTILNMLIMYSNRISHVENGSFSDLVALEQLDMSFNKLTSLSDQMFKGLDNLTVLHLDNNHISSISSSFQLLFSLKVLNLTSNKLHCFKELQHILQLPSLLKLFIGNNSLTSLQSQEISNRSIGLTELDLSRNPLEIFSVTADIFPYLKNLDLSFCGINGSMEWDVADRYFLRNVSSLDLSGIHMSLQGISSVLQSINFSLASLGLDKIGRDNLINVACHIPTLKTLRLQCNNFSSVSDKLLQSCTQVTDLDMSGNNITDLSEAAFRSIKDLKTLRLDNDGLSSVPNATRNLPTLKKLDLSHNIIKILGCSDFSNLRRLEKLYLNDNLISNLEGCVFLDLRALNSLTLRRNRILNLGDAFTNGLQHLKSLDLGFNKLTNIRTKYFNSLRSLEDLALYNNQIKTLEDGAFVGLAKLKNLVLLNNVIGKSEIRGAVFKGLRSLKTLNIASNAIKYEKDEQLQPPPFTDLSSLEKLYIFSQRYSKYKRQSYLPSNFLEGLKMLSEFQAGNFHITSLHPDVFIHTPQLLSLDISQNLFNALSPQLFHPIPKLKRLTVSKTELESLDFLIEANLTQVHFLKVRQNKITWTNETVLHSLPALTLLDMQRNPFICDCRNAWFVHWAESNNQTQVAYAHDYPCSYPDDLKNTKLLDLDTHSCSIDIGIVYFISTTSLVLLTLLGSFIYHLLRWQVVYAYYLFLAYLHDAKRRNRQIPDQYDAFVSYNTHDESWVVRELLPELEGEQGWKLCLHHRDFQPGKPIIENITDAIYRSRKTICVITHRYLESEWCSREIQVASFRLFDEQKDVLILVFLEEIPDHQLSPYHRMRRLVKRRTYLSWPRAGEDTRVFWQKLQVALRTRDWPAEENPILTGVERQ encoded by the exons ATGGAACTGAAAATAACCATGTCAGGAAAAGGAAATGGATCTACATATTCTCGGTTGAGTTTCTTTCTATGCATTCTTCTGTATTTCTGGGTTCTATTTAATCCAGTAAATGGCTACTCAATGAAACACTGCAGAATCAGGGAATCTCTAAATACGTCTGTGCTATGTGATGACAGGAACCTCAATGCCGTACCAGCAGACATCCCATCATTGGTGAGAACTGTAAACATAGCAAAGAATAACATTTCACAGATAAAAAGTGAGGACTTCAAAGATCTAACGATCCTCAACATGTTAATCATGTACAGCAACAGGATCTCTCATGTGGAGAATGGGTCTTTTTCAGACCTGGTGGCTCTAGAGCAGCTGGATATGTCCTTTAACAAACTCACATCCCTCTCAGACCAAATGTTTAAGGGCCTGGATAACCTCACAGTACTACACCTGGATAACAACCACATCTCAAGTATCTCATCATCTTTTCAGTTACTCTTCAGCTTGAAGGTATTGAACTTAACCAGCAACAAACTGCATTGTTTCAAGGAGCTTCAGCACATTTTACAATTGCCAAGCTTGCTGAAGTTGTTCATTGGGAACAACAGCTTGACCTCTTTGCAGTCACAGGAAATATCAAATAGGTCAATAGGGCTGACAGAGCTGGATCTATCCAGGAATCCTCTGGAGATCTTCAGTGTCACAGCAGATATTTTTCCCTATCTTAAGAATTTAGACCTCTCCTTCTGTGGCATTAATGGAAGCATGGAATGGGATGTAGCGGACAGGTATTTTCTGAGGAATGTGAGCAGTCTCGACTTGAGTGGCATTCACATGTCTTTACAGGGGATTAGTTCGGTGCTCCAGAGTATCAACTTTTCGTTGGCATCTCTGGGGCTGGATAAAATTGGAAGAGATAATCTCATTAATGTAGCCTGCCACATACCTACACTGAAGACACTCCGATTGCAATGTAATAACTTCAGTAGTGTCTCTGACAAGCTGCTGCAATCCTGCACACAGGTGACTGACCTGGACATGTCAGGTAATAATATTACTGACCTGTCAGAAGCCGCTTTTAGATCAATAAAAGATCTTAAAACTCTGAGACTAGACAATGACGGCCTCTCTTCTGTGCCGAATGCTACAAGGAATCTCCCCACATTGAAAAAATTGGATCTCAGCCACAACATCATCAAAATTTTAGGCTGCTCGGATTTCTCCAATCTAAGAAGACTCGAAAAACTCTATCTTAACGACAATTTAATCTCAAACCTTGAAGGTTGTGTTTTCCTGGATTTAAGGGCCTTAAATAGCCTGACACTTAGAAGGAACAGAATCCTAAACTTGGGTGATGCTTTCACAAATGGTTTGCAACATTTAAAGAGCTTGGATTTAGGATTCAATAAACTAACCAACATCAGAACAAAGTACTTCAACAGCTTAAGATCACTTGAGGATTTGGCTTTATATAACAATCAAATAAAGACACTGGAAGATGGGGCCTTTGTGGGTTTGGCCAAACTTAAAAATCTTGTCCTGCTAAACAATGTTATAGGTAAAAGTGAAATCCGAGGTGCTGTGTTCAAAGGACTTAGAAGCTTAAAAACTCTCAATATCGCTTCCAATGCTATCAAATATGAAAAAGATGAACAACTACAACCACCACCCTTCACTGACCTGTCATCTCTGGAAAAACTCTACATATTTAGTCAGCGTTATAGTAAGTATAAGAGACAGTCTTATCTACCTTCCAACTTTCTTGAAGGTCTGAAAATGTTATCAGAGTTCCAAGCAGGGAATTTTCATATTACGTCCCTGCACCCTGATGTATTCATTCACACACCCCAGTTGTTGTCCCTTGATATCAGCCAGAATTTGTTCAACGCCCTCTCCCCACAGCTCTTTCACCCAATTCCCAAGCTCAAAAGACTCACCGTCTCCAAAACTGAACTTGAGTCATTAGATTTCCTTATAGAAGCCAATCTCACTCAAGTCCATTTCTTAAAGGTGAGACAGAATAAAATTACATGGACCAATGAGACAGTGCTGCACTCTCTCCCGGCCTTAACTCTCCTGGATATGCAAAGGAATCCTTTCATTTGTGACTGCAGAAATGCTTGGTTTGTTCATTGGGCGGAGAGCAACAACCAAACACAAGTTGCTTATGCCCATGACTATCCATGTAGCTATCCAGACGATCTCAAGAACACTAAACTGTTGGACCTGGACACCCACTCCTGTTCAATAGACATAGGCATCGTCTACTTCATCTCAACCACTTCTCTGGTCCTCCTCACCCTGCTGGGGTCCTTTATCTATCATCTCCTGAGGTGGCAGGTGGTATATGCCTACTACCTCTTCCTGGCTTATCTCCATGACGCCAAGCGGAGGAACAGACAAATTCCTGATCAGTACGATGCCTTCGTTTCCTACAACACCCATGATGAATCCTGGGTCGTGAGGGAGCTGCTGCCAGAGTTGGAGGGAGAGCAGGGCTGGAAGTTGTGTCTTCACCACCGGGACTTCCAGCCAG GTAAACCCATCATAGAGAACATCACAGACGCCATCTACAGGAGCAGGAAAACCATCTGTGTGATCACCCACCGATATCTGGAGAGCGAGTGGTGCTCCAGAGAGATCCAGGTGGCCAG CTTCCGTCTTTTTGATGAGCAGAAGGATGTGCTGATCCTGGTGTTTCTCGAAGAGATCCCAGACCACCAGCTCTCACCCTACCACCGCATGAGGAGGCTGGTGAAGAGACGCACCTACCTGAGCTGGCCAAGAGCTGGGGAGGACACAAGGGTCTTCTGGCAGAAACTCCAGGTGGCTTTGAGGACCAGGGACTGGCCTGCTGAGGAGAACCCCATCCTCACCGGTGTGGAGAGGCAGTGA